AGAATGGTCGATCCGCTCTATCCGATGTATCAAACAAAAAAGCATAATTATCAAGAGATAGATTACCTCCAAATAAACTCGTTGTATACACTTCAGACGATGGTTTTAAAGATGCCATGAACATCCAGACATACGGGTATAACCATGAAAGTGCCAACCCAATCATCAAAAAATGAGCAATTAAACTGCCAAACGTAATTCTATTATTCATCACACAATCTCAACGTTTCGCTCAAAAAGCTTTCTAATTAACCAAATTAGACCAAAACTAATCACGGCAACGAATATAGACATCGTGGCAGCCCAAGATGGCTCCATTCTCATAAATGCAGCTTCATACATTACAACCATTGGTGTTGTTGTACTGCCCAAAGGCCCCCCGCCAGTAATTAGGTAGGGTTCTGTAAATATACCAAACGCTACAGTCATCGCGAGAACAAGGACCATGATAATTTGAGCATTCATCATTGGCAGTGTTATCTTAAACAACCTCTTAAGAGGGCTTGTTTTATCTAGCTCTGCTGCTGAATATATTTCTTTTGGTATGGCTGATAAACCTGAATAGAAAATCAGACCATAATAACCAACAAACTTCCATGTGACGATTAGCGCAATAGAAAGCATGGCAAAATCAGCGTTCGTCAACCAAGGAATTGTAAAACCAAAAACACTATCTAAAAACCCATTCACAGGACCATTTTGGCTGAATATCTTCGAGAAAACGATAGAGTACGCTACACCAGATGATACATTGGCGAGCAGAAAGCTTAATGCTACGAATGACTTTCCATATCTAAGTTTACTTAACCCATAAGCAAATAGCAGAGACGATATTAATACAATCGGAAGATAGTAAGCTAAGAACCGAATAACATTCCACATTGCCTGCCAAAAAAGTGGATCTTGAACAACATCAAAAAAGTTATTCAAACCATTAAAGCTTGGCGTACCAATAAACCTCCAATCAGAAAAAGAAAGTATGATTAGCCAAATAACAGGATACAGCCAGAAGATTGCAGAGAATCCTAAGTAGCTGGAGGCCAACAAGCCTCCTATATGAGAATCCTTCAGTTTAAATTTTGATAAAAATGTATTCATTAGGCACTCAATTATTGACGAATTGAATTAACTTCTTTTTCTAATCCGCTTAGACCACCTTCAACATCCGTTTTATTGAAGATTATTTTCTCAATCATGTTTGTCATTGCTCGTTGCACTTCTACAGTCTTGGACGTGAATGCTGTCGGCTGACTCAAAGAAACTTGTTCCGCATAGCCTGCCGCCAAAGGGTTAGCTTTAAAGTATTCCTTAAAAATATCGAGTTCCATTAGATCACCGCGCGCAGGGGGCATGCCCGTTAACTCTAACCAACGCTTATCAAATTTCTCATTGTTGTAAACCCAGTTGATAAATTCCCACGCTTCCTCTTTTACATCAGAGGATTTAAACATGACCATGCCCTTTCCATCAGCAAGCGTATTTGGATTATCTCGGCCATCTTTTGTTAACATTGGACCAATCTTGATATTCTTTATGACATCTGGATATTGTGTTTGGAATCTACCAATATCCCAAGGCCCTCTAACAGCTCCAACAACCTCACCAGTGACTAACGGTGCTGATTCGCCAAAGTCATAACTTGCCCAACCATTAGTAAACATCGTATCAATAAATGTTAGGACATCTTTTGCTGCTTCTTCATCTATATCGAGTTGATTTTTAGCATTTAAGTAATTTTTACCGTCACTGGCTGCGTAGTACATAGTGATAAAGTCAAACCAACGGTCCCACCAGTTCCTTCCTGCAGCAACTTGCATTGGGTAGCGCTTATTTTTGACGGAATAGGCTTTTGCTAGCTTATATACATCATCATATGTTCGTGGGACATCAGTAAAACCGTACTCTTCTAAGATGTCGCTTCGCCACCAATAAACCACAGGGCTCATGTAGAGAGGAAATACGAGCTGCTTACCATCGAGCTGCCATCCATTCATTATCTCACTCATATTACGACCACTTATAAGATCCTGATATCCATCAAATTTCGATAAGTCAACCAATTGATCTAATTCATTTAATTGTGCGGCAAAGCCAGAAAAAATGTTCTCTGTAATATCAGGTTCTGTACCCGCAGCTAAGGCATTCATAATGGCTTCTTCTGAGCTTCCCGTCGCAGGAATGGTCGTGAACTCCACAGGTAGACCTTGCCCGCTTGCATTCCACTCAGTAACAACCTCAGACCAAAACGCCTCTTGTGTTTCATTCGGAGCTATCCACATTTTAATTGATTGTGGATCACTAGTATCGCCACCACATCCCGTTAGAATCGCAGCAGCAACTCCACCTAAAACCCAGGAACTCAATGTCTTCGCTTTCATGAACCTGCCCTTTCAATAAATTCAAATTTAACTAAAGCTTATGCTCAAGCAGCCACCCCAGCACAAGATGTGAAGGAATTTACCACCACAATTCTCAGTTTAACGTTAAACTGGTCACAAAAAAAATCAGGTTTAACGATAAACAAAAAAAGCGAGATCAAAGTCAAAAATCTCCATTTTACTGGTGATTTTTTCTTGTTTACCCTTAAACTAACCCTGTAATTTAGATGATACCTAAAATAGACAGCGCGTATTTAGGCGTACTTGTAGTTTAAGAAGATAAGCACACACGAATGGAAGTACGATGAAAAGTAAAGTGACTCTGAAATCAATTGCCCAAGCATTAAACGTCACACATACAACGGTCTCAAATGCTTATAACAGACCAGAAAAATTATCTTTAGAGCTTAAAGAAAGAATTCTCACTTATGCTAAATCCGTTGGTTATGACGGACCAAACGCTGCTGCTAGATTCCTACAGACAGGGAAAAGCGGCACTATTGGTGTTATTTTCAACCAAGAAATGAGTTACGCATTCTCAGACCCACACGCTACTCGACTGTTCAGGGGGATTTCAGAAGTATGCCAAGAACATGGGCTGAATTTATTACTTTTACCTCTATCTTCGAATGAACAAATCCTCAATGTAATGGTCGACGGTTATATTTTTAATGCTACTTTTAAGAATGATCCAATCATTGAGAAAATAATAAACAAAGCCCCTCCTGTTGTGACCATTGACCTTGATTTGCCTGGATTTGGTTCAGTAAGCATCAACAACAAGCAAGCCGCATATGAGATAGCGCAGTATGTCTTCAGTAAAGGACACAAAGAGGTAGCCGTTCTTACTTTTCCTTTCTCACGTAACCCAAAAGGCTTGGTTAAACTATTCGACCATATTCAAGGGGATAATCAAGTGTCGCTCGATCGCCTATGTGGTGTACGTGATGCACACGTAGATGCAGGGTTGGATCCTAATAAGTCCGTAG
This Photobacterium gaetbulicola Gung47 DNA region includes the following protein-coding sequences:
- a CDS encoding solute-binding periplasmic protein of ABC transporter (COG1653), which encodes MKAKTLSSWVLGGVAAAILTGCGGDTSDPQSIKMWIAPNETQEAFWSEVVTEWNASGQGLPVEFTTIPATGSSEEAIMNALAAGTEPDITENIFSGFAAQLNELDQLVDLSKFDGYQDLISGRNMSEIMNGWQLDGKQLVFPLYMSPVVYWWRSDILEEYGFTDVPRTYDDVYKLAKAYSVKNKRYPMQVAAGRNWWDRWFDFITMYYAASDGKNYLNAKNQLDIDEEAAKDVLTFIDTMFTNGWASYDFGESAPLVTGEVVGAVRGPWDIGRFQTQYPDVIKNIKIGPMLTKDGRDNPNTLADGKGMVMFKSSDVKEEAWEFINWVYNNEKFDKRWLELTGMPPARGDLMELDIFKEYFKANPLAAGYAEQVSLSQPTAFTSKTVEVQRAMTNMIEKIIFNKTDVEGGLSGLEKEVNSIRQ
- a CDS encoding putative LacI family transcription regulator (COG1609); amino-acid sequence: MKSKVTLKSIAQALNVTHTTVSNAYNRPEKLSLELKERILTYAKSVGYDGPNAAARFLQTGKSGTIGVIFNQEMSYAFSDPHATRLFRGISEVCQEHGLNLLLLPLSSNEQILNVMVDGYIFNATFKNDPIIEKIINKAPPVVTIDLDLPGFGSVSINNKQAAYEIAQYVFSKGHKEVAVLTFPFSRNPKGLVKLFDHIQGDNQVSLDRLCGVRDAHVDAGLDPNKSVVYEVPDNMTGNEAAKKILEEHPNTTALICFSDKLAVEALRYCKSRGIKIPEEISITGFDNIPMSGDKDICLTTVNQSAVQIGRLATLNLINGKRDKITVEHDLVIRATS
- a CDS encoding carbohydrate ABC transporter permease (COG1175), with amino-acid sequence MNTFLSKFKLKDSHIGGLLASSYLGFSAIFWLYPVIWLIILSFSDWRFIGTPSFNGLNNFFDVVQDPLFWQAMWNVIRFLAYYLPIVLISSLLFAYGLSKLRYGKSFVALSFLLANVSSGVAYSIVFSKIFSQNGPVNGFLDSVFGFTIPWLTNADFAMLSIALIVTWKFVGYYGLIFYSGLSAIPKEIYSAAELDKTSPLKRLFKITLPMMNAQIIMVLVLAMTVAFGIFTEPYLITGGGPLGSTTTPMVVMYEAAFMRMEPSWAATMSIFVAVISFGLIWLIRKLFERNVEIV